The segment ATACTTCGCGACCGCCGAGGTCGTCGATCAGTTGTTCGGCGGCCTTCGCGGAGCGAGTATCGTTCCAGAGCAGCGCATTTCGGACCACCCGTCCGGCGGAGTCCAGGCACACCATGCCGTGCTGTTGGCCCCCCACCGCGATCGCCGACACATCGTCGACTCCGCCGGCCAGGGCGAGCGTGCGCTGCAGCGCGTCCCACCACAGCTGCGGGTCGACCTCGGTACCGGCCGGGTGCGGCGATGCCGCCGAGCGCACGACATGGCCGGTTTCGGCGTCGCAGATCACGACCTTGCAGGACTGCGTGGACGAGTCGATGCCCGCAACGAGTGTCACGCTCAGAACCTCCCGGGATCGGTCAGCACGGGTGCGAGGGCCAACTCGGCCGCCCCGATCACCAACGTATCGGCGCCGAGGGTTGCCGGAACCACGCGCACCAGTTCGCGCGGCGCCCGCATGCTTCGGCGCGCCAATTCGGTACGCAGCGCCGCCGCGGCGCAGGCGGGAAAGACCCGCAGGAATCCGCCGAGCACGATCAGCCGAGGATTCAACATGTTGACGGCATTGCCGAGGGTGATGGCCAGCGCGCGTGCCTGGCGGTCGAGCACATCGGTCTCCGCGGAGTTGGGGCAGGCCTCGGCGTCGCCGGATGCGCTGTCGAGCTCGGCGAGCAGTCGTGCCAACGGTGGCTGGGTCACCTCGGTCTCCAGGCAGCCGACGCTGCCGCAGTGGCATTTCTCGCGGCCTCCGACGTAGGTGTGGCCCAGTTCGCCCGCGTACCCCGCGACGCCCTCGAGGAGCCGGCCGGCAACGATGACGCCGGCGCCGATGCCGCTCGGTCCGCCGTTGACGTAGATCAGGTGGTCGGCATCGACATGGTTGCCGAACCGGTGTTCGGCAATGGCCCCGACATTGGCGTCGTTGGCCGCGTACACCGGCAAATCTGTTGCTGTGCTGAGCATCTGGCCGATCTCGACGTCATGCCAGTCGAGGTTGGGTGCCAGCTGCACGGCTGAGTCGCGGCCGTGTACGAGCCCGGGCACCGCCACGCCGATCGCCGTCAGTAGCTGACCGTCGGCCAGGCCGGCGCGGATCCGCCCCACCGCCTCGCCGGTGATGGCGACCGTCTCCGCCGCGGTCGGCACGCGTTCGGTCGGGTAACGCACCACGTCGAGTACCGTGCCCCCCATCGCCACCACTCCTACGGTGACGGCGTCGACCTCCGGGCTGACCGTCACCGCGAGCGCCCGATTGCCGGGGCGCACAATGGGACTGGGCCGCCCGACCTGTGATACCGAGGGTGCCGGTGTCTCCTCGACGAGGCCCCGTGTCACCAGTTCCTCGACCAGATCTTTGGTGGTCGAGCGGGACAGTCCGGTGTGGCGGGTCAAGTCGGCGCGGCTGAGCGCCCGGTGGCGGTGCACCAGGGTGAGAACGCCGGACAGATTGCGTCGCCGAACGTCGTCGCTGCTCGTTCCCACCCGGACGGCTCGTCGGGCCTGCGATCCGTTCACCGCCACATTCATCCCCTCACTTTCCGCCTTGACAGTGTCACAGGCCACATCTTATGTTCGCACAGAGAACAAATGCGGGTATCCCCGCATGCACCGCACCGACAGGTGCCATGATCCCCGAGGAGGACCGCATGACCGTCCTGGAGGCCGGTGTCCCGACATCGGAGGGTTTGATGCCGAGCCCGTCCGACAAGTTCTCGTTCGGACTGT is part of the Mycobacterium adipatum genome and harbors:
- a CDS encoding ROK family transcriptional regulator: MNVAVNGSQARRAVRVGTSSDDVRRRNLSGVLTLVHRHRALSRADLTRHTGLSRSTTKDLVEELVTRGLVEETPAPSVSQVGRPSPIVRPGNRALAVTVSPEVDAVTVGVVAMGGTVLDVVRYPTERVPTAAETVAITGEAVGRIRAGLADGQLLTAIGVAVPGLVHGRDSAVQLAPNLDWHDVEIGQMLSTATDLPVYAANDANVGAIAEHRFGNHVDADHLIYVNGGPSGIGAGVIVAGRLLEGVAGYAGELGHTYVGGREKCHCGSVGCLETEVTQPPLARLLAELDSASGDAEACPNSAETDVLDRQARALAITLGNAVNMLNPRLIVLGGFLRVFPACAAAALRTELARRSMRAPRELVRVVPATLGADTLVIGAAELALAPVLTDPGRF